In one Lolium rigidum isolate FL_2022 chromosome 3, APGP_CSIRO_Lrig_0.1, whole genome shotgun sequence genomic region, the following are encoded:
- the LOC124696863 gene encoding uncharacterized protein LOC124696863: protein MVVVLQDFLISLKVLAVKRAETAGRPHLADAFDLRTLRALGVALLESLKERLKETAVDPTILDRLALSRDPDADADANASVSSSDSEVFRRHSKDQPEPSSVKSKRKRMQDGFQSKRRRKLSESR, encoded by the exons atggtggtggtgctgcaggATTTCCTCATCAGCTTGAAGGTGCTAGCTGTGAAGCGGGCCGAGACCGCCGGCCGCCCTCACCTCGCCGACGCGTTCGATCTGCGCACGCTGCGGGCGCTCG GTGTTGCTTTGCTGGAGAGTCTCAAAGAACGCCTAAAAGAAACTGCGGTTGATCCAACCATTCTTGATAGACTTGCACTCTCAAGGGATCCTGATGCGGATGCGGATGCTAATGCCAGCGTCAGCAGTAGTGATTCCGAGGTGTTCAGGCGGCACAGCAAAGATCAGCCAGAGCCAAGTAGCGTCAAGAGTAAACGGAAGAGGATGCAGGATGG GTTCCAAAGCAAAAGGAGAAGAAAATTGAGCGAGAGCAGATAG